The following proteins come from a genomic window of Mustela lutreola isolate mMusLut2 chromosome 6, mMusLut2.pri, whole genome shotgun sequence:
- the CCHCR1 gene encoding coiled-coil alpha-helical rod protein 1 isoform X13 gives MAPTWVSDIPLVQPPTHHDISERRPDNKRPPVMLWEQDVSGNGKEPGRRGRSVELAGSHALSQQAELISRQLQELRRLEEEVRVLRETSLQQKMRLEAQAMELEALARAEKAGRAEAEGLRAALAGAEVVRKNLEEGSQRELEEVKRLHQEQLSSLTQAHQEALSSLTNKAEGLEKSLSSLETRRAGEAKELAVAQREAEVLQKQLSKAQEDLEAQVTLVENLRRYVGEQVPPEVHRQTWESERQELLETVQVREYRHLQEDRDGLHTTAELLQVRVQSLMHILTIQEEELSRKVQPSDSLEPEFTRKCQSLLKRWREKVFALMVQLKAQELEHRGCVEQLKGQVAELQDQAVAQSQEQAILQRSLQDKAAEVEVERMGAKALQLELSRAQEAQRRRQQHAATAEDQLKLVANSVSSFQTWLQSTMAEVERATTQLPCLSSRVSYAVRRVHTIQGLMARKLALAQLRQESCPPLLPVTDVSLELEQLREERNRLDAELQLSAHIIQKEVGRAREQGEAERQQLSEVAQQLEQELQRTQESLASLGLQLEAARQGQKESTEEAASLRQELTQQQEIYGQALQEKVAEVETRLREQLLETERRLNEARREHGKAVVSLRQMQRKATREKERNQELRRLQDEARKEEGLRLTQRLQELERDKNFMLATLQQEGLLSRYKQQRLLAVFPSLLDKGKSAESSPWAPGSSLPVPPGAAPISKESIRGSLSVLLDDLQGLSEAISKEEAISEGDNQNCPAPVCL, from the exons ATGGCTCCCACCTGGGTTTCAGACATTCCCCTGGTCCAACCCCCAACCCATCATGATATCTCAGAGAGGCGGCCAGACAACAAGAGACCTCCAGTGATGTTGTGGGAACAGGATGTTTCTGGCAATGGGAAGGAGCCAGggcggagaggcag GTCTGTGGAGCTAGCGGGGTCACATGCTCTGAGCCAGCAGGCTGAGCTGATCTCTCGGCAGCTGCAAGAGTTGCGGCGGCTTGAGGAGGAGGTCCGAGTCCTACGGGAGACCTCACTGCAGCAGAAGATGAGACTGGAGGCCCAGGCCATGGAGCTGGAGGCTCTGGCACGGGCGGAGAAGGCCGGCCGAGCTGAGGCTGAGGGCCTGCGTGCTGCCTTGGCCGGGGCTGAGGTTGTCCGAAAGAACCTGGAAGAAGGGAGCCAGCGGGAACTGGAGGAGGTTAAGAGGCTGCACCAGGAACAG CTCTCCTCCCTGACACAGGCTCACCAGGAGGCTCTTTCCAGTTTGACCAACAAAGCTGAGGGCTTGGAGAAATCTCTGAGTAGTCTGGAAAccaggagggcaggggaagcCAAGGAGCTGGCTGTGGCCCAGAGGGAGGCTGAGGTGCTGCAGAAGCAGCTGAG caaggcccaagaagacTTAGAGGCACAGGTGACTTTGGTTGAGAATTTAAGGAGATATGTGGGGGAGCAAGTCCCTCCGGAGGTCCACAGGCAGACCTGGGAATCGGAGCGCCAGGAGCTTCTGGAAACCGTTCAAGTCAGAGAGTATAGG CACTTGCAGGAGGACCGGGATGGCCTGCACACCACAGCGGAGCTGCTGCAGGTGCGCGTGCAGAGCCTCATGCACATCCTGACCATCCAGGAGGAGGAGCTGAGCAGGAAG GTTCAGCCTTCGGATTCGCTGGAGCCTGAGTTCACCAGGAAGTGCCAGTCCCTGCTGAAGCGCTGGCGGGAGAAGGTGTTTGCCCTCATGGTGCAGCTAAAGGCCCAGGAGCTGGAGCACAGAGGATGCGTGGAGCAGCTGAAGGGACAG GTGGCAGAGCTCCAGGACCAAGCTGTGGCCCAGAGCCAGGAACAGGCCATCCTGCAGCGCTCCCTACAGGACAAAGCTGCCGAGGTGGAGGTGGAACGGATGGGCGCCAAG GCCCTGCAGCTCGAGCTGAGCCGCGCTCAGGAGGCCCAACGCCGGAGGCAGCAGCACGCAGCCACAGCCGAGGATCAGCTGAAGCTGGTGGCCAACTCTGTCAGCAG CTTTCAGACCTGGCTCCAGAGCACCATGGCTGAGGTGGAACGAGCCACCACCCAGCTTCCCTGCCTCAGCAGCCGAGTCAGCTACGCAGTCCGCAGGGTCCACACCATTCAGG GCCTGATGGCTCGAAAACTGGCCCTTGCTCAGCTGCGCCAGGAGAG CTGTCCCCCACTCCTGCCAGTCACAGATGTGAGCCTTGAGTTGGAGCAGCTGCGGGAGGAACGGAACCGCCTGGATGCGGAATTGCAGCTGAGCGCCCACATCATCCAGAAGGAGGTGGGCCGGGCCCGGGAGCAAG GGGAGGCTGAACGGCAGCAATTGAGTGAGGTGGCCCAGCAGCTGGAGCAGGAGCTGCAGCGGACCCAGGAGTCCCTGGCTAGTCTGGGGCTGCAGCTGGAAGCAGCCCGCCAGGGCCAGAAGGAGAGTACGGAGGAGGCTGCCAGTCTCCGGCAGGAGCTGACCCAGCAGCAGGAGATCTATGGGCAAG ctctGCAAGAGAAGGTGGCTGAAGTGGAAACTAGGCTGCGGGAACAGCTCTTAGAAACAGAGAGGAGATTGAACGAGGCTCGGAGGGAGCATGGCAAGGCAG TGGTCTCCCTGCGCCAGATGCAGCGCAAAGCCACCCGGGAGAAGGAGCGGAACCAGGAGCTCAGGCGCCTGCAAGATGAGGCCCGGAAGGAGGAGGGGCTGCGGCTGACCCAGCGCCTGCAGGAGCTAGAGAGGGACAAGAACTTTATGCTg GCCACCTTGCAGCAGGAGGGTCTCCTCTCCCGTTACAAGCAGCAGCGACTGTTGGcagtttttccttccctgctgGATAAGGGGAAGTCTGCAGAGTCCAGCCCCTGGGCCCCAGGGTCTTCACTGCCTGTACCTCCAGGAGCAGCACCCATCTCCAAGGAGTCCATAAGAG GATCCCTCTCTGTCCTGCTCGATGATCTGCAGGGACTGAGTGAGGCCATTTCCAAAGAGGAAGCTATCTCTGAAGGAGACAACCAGAACTGTCCTGCTCCAGTCTGCCTCTGA